A part of Curtobacterium sp. MCLR17_036 genomic DNA contains:
- a CDS encoding sugar ABC transporter permease, with product MTMQTPLSRDTDPATSGPATAAARTHRRVGSLKRTEGMYYLFLVPALVLFTAFVVAPACVGIFYSFTDYLGFGQWQFLGIENYRALVSDPAIIGSYGFTLGFAVVTVIVTQVIALALAIALAKRVRFAAGLRSVFVIPMVISGIVVAYVFNYLFSNTVPALATGVGFGPLQQSILGDPNLAWLAIVIVSAWQTVPGALLIYTAGLTSIPEDLYEASALDGATGWKQLRAITLPLLGGFIVINTVLGVKGYLGAYDVIVGLTNGGPGSATSSVAMTIFGGFTGGDYAYQMANATVFFVITVLISVLQLAATRGRNLRLA from the coding sequence ATGACCATGCAGACACCGCTCTCCCGCGACACCGACCCGGCGACGTCCGGACCGGCGACCGCGGCCGCCCGCACGCACCGCCGCGTCGGGTCCCTCAAGCGCACCGAGGGCATGTACTACCTGTTCCTCGTGCCGGCCCTCGTGCTGTTCACGGCGTTCGTCGTCGCACCCGCGTGCGTCGGCATCTTCTACAGCTTCACCGACTACCTCGGCTTCGGGCAGTGGCAGTTCCTCGGCATCGAGAACTACCGGGCGCTCGTCTCCGACCCCGCGATCATCGGGTCCTACGGGTTCACGCTCGGCTTCGCGGTGGTGACCGTCATCGTCACCCAGGTCATCGCCCTCGCACTGGCGATCGCCCTGGCGAAGCGCGTGCGGTTCGCCGCCGGGCTGCGCTCCGTCTTCGTCATCCCGATGGTGATCTCCGGCATCGTCGTCGCCTACGTCTTCAACTACCTGTTCTCGAACACGGTGCCGGCCCTCGCCACGGGCGTCGGCTTCGGGCCGCTCCAGCAGAGCATCCTCGGCGACCCGAACCTCGCCTGGCTCGCGATCGTCATCGTGTCCGCCTGGCAGACGGTCCCGGGGGCACTGCTCATCTACACGGCGGGGCTCACCTCGATCCCCGAGGACCTGTACGAGGCCAGCGCGCTCGACGGCGCCACCGGCTGGAAGCAGCTCCGCGCGATCACCCTGCCGCTGCTCGGCGGCTTCATCGTCATCAACACGGTGCTCGGCGTGAAGGGCTACCTCGGGGCGTACGACGTCATCGTCGGCCTCACCAACGGTGGACCCGGCAGCGCGACGAGCAGCGTCGCGATGACCATCTTCGGCGGCTTCACCGGGGGCGACTACGCCTACCAGATGGCGAACGCGACCGTGTTCTTCGTCATCACCGTCCTCATCTCCGTGCTGCAGCTCGCGGCGACCCGCGGAAGGAACCTGCGTCTCGCATGA
- a CDS encoding extracellular solute-binding protein yields MSRRGFLAGAAGGIALGTMALAGCATPRAAAGGTTTLRFYEQKQEVIAYFDDLLRRFEGAKPRLTVVHDTTTAIAPQFVRGEPADVGCFNDNLELARYIERGVLSDLSDLPSAARVRPDVDTLTNQYARFEDRTSVLPYSLAAAGVIYNKRIFADHDLPVPTTWDDFVEVCRTLQKAGVTPIYATDRDTWTLWQGLFDYSVGSLVDTGTFFRKMKAQGTDIGPDSEVSFEQDFAVPMERAKTISSFFNPDHATRAYADGNLAFGQGKAAMYLQGPWALGQIALIDEDLEVGTFALPVSNDPGDRKARVNIDLGLWIPTASQHQDEARELVEFLMQPEVIDAYNDDNLAYSPTKDAPPQQDERLAGLQQYVDDAAFYQGAGTFIPASIPLGNYLQSAIRSGDFTSMLRRLDADWRRLAGRSATV; encoded by the coding sequence GTGAGTCGACGGGGGTTCCTCGCCGGCGCAGCCGGCGGGATCGCACTCGGCACGATGGCGCTCGCGGGCTGCGCGACCCCGCGCGCCGCGGCCGGCGGCACGACGACGCTGCGCTTCTACGAGCAGAAGCAGGAGGTGATCGCCTACTTCGACGACCTGCTGCGCCGGTTCGAGGGCGCGAAGCCGCGGTTGACCGTCGTGCACGACACGACCACGGCGATCGCCCCGCAGTTCGTGCGCGGCGAGCCCGCCGACGTCGGCTGCTTCAACGACAACCTCGAGCTCGCGCGGTACATCGAACGCGGCGTGCTCAGCGACCTCTCCGACCTGCCGTCGGCGGCGCGGGTACGACCCGACGTCGACACCCTGACGAACCAGTACGCCCGGTTCGAGGACCGCACGAGCGTGCTGCCGTACTCGCTGGCGGCCGCCGGGGTCATCTACAACAAGCGGATCTTCGCCGACCACGACCTGCCCGTCCCGACCACCTGGGACGACTTCGTCGAGGTGTGCCGGACGCTCCAGAAGGCCGGCGTCACCCCGATCTACGCCACCGACCGCGACACCTGGACGCTGTGGCAGGGTCTGTTCGACTACTCCGTCGGCAGCCTCGTCGACACCGGCACGTTCTTCCGGAAGATGAAGGCGCAGGGCACCGACATCGGACCGGACTCCGAGGTCTCGTTCGAGCAGGACTTCGCGGTCCCGATGGAGCGCGCGAAGACCATCTCGTCGTTCTTCAACCCCGACCACGCCACCCGCGCCTACGCCGACGGCAACCTCGCGTTCGGACAGGGCAAGGCCGCGATGTACCTGCAGGGGCCGTGGGCGCTCGGCCAGATCGCGCTCATCGACGAGGACCTCGAGGTCGGCACGTTCGCCCTGCCGGTGTCGAACGACCCGGGGGACCGGAAGGCCCGCGTCAACATCGACCTCGGGCTCTGGATCCCGACGGCCTCGCAGCACCAGGACGAGGCCCGCGAACTGGTCGAGTTCCTCATGCAGCCCGAGGTCATCGACGCGTACAACGACGACAACCTGGCGTACTCGCCGACGAAGGACGCCCCGCCGCAGCAGGACGAGCGGCTCGCCGGTCTGCAGCAGTACGTCGACGACGCCGCCTTCTACCAGGGGGCCGGCACGTTCATCCCCGCCTCGATCCCGCTCGGCAACTACCTGCAGTCCGCGATCCGCAGCGGCGACTTCACCTCGATGCTGCGCCGGCTCGACGCGGACTGGCGGCGTCTCGCCGGCCGGTCGGCGACGGTCTGA
- a CDS encoding alpha/beta hydrolase yields the protein MSEPTVRPPFDPELTGFLDAVASRGAFTLTEDMLPGMRQLDVTEDVLDARLRERGLERSSVTVPGHRGDPITLAVIRRTGRTGPTTAVYTIHGGGMAFGHHLGNLESYDGWLLDHDVVLVSVDYRLAPEHPDPYPVEDCYAGLVWVAEHADELGVDPARIVIAGQSAGAGLAAGTALLARDRRGPSLAAQILVSPMLDDRDATVSAAQIDGVGIADRQMTRFGWQAYLGPRRGTDDVSVYAAPARATDLSGLPATYLDCGSAEVFRDETVAYASALWAAGVDAELHVWPGAFHGFTSMVPQATVSKRATAALADWTRRLLGEPEPVARRT from the coding sequence ATGTCTGAGCCCACCGTCCGCCCGCCGTTCGACCCCGAGCTCACCGGCTTCCTCGACGCCGTCGCGTCCCGCGGCGCGTTCACCCTGACCGAGGACATGCTGCCCGGCATGCGGCAGCTCGACGTCACCGAGGACGTCCTCGACGCGCGACTGCGGGAACGGGGACTCGAGCGGTCCAGCGTCACCGTGCCCGGGCACCGCGGCGACCCGATCACCCTCGCGGTCATCCGGCGCACCGGCAGGACCGGGCCGACGACGGCCGTCTACACGATCCACGGCGGAGGCATGGCCTTCGGGCACCACCTCGGCAACCTCGAATCGTACGACGGGTGGCTCCTCGACCACGACGTGGTCCTGGTCAGCGTCGACTACCGGCTCGCACCCGAGCACCCCGACCCGTACCCCGTCGAGGACTGCTACGCCGGCCTCGTCTGGGTCGCGGAGCACGCCGACGAGCTCGGGGTGGACCCGGCACGGATCGTCATCGCCGGGCAGAGCGCCGGCGCCGGTCTCGCCGCGGGGACGGCCCTGCTGGCACGTGACCGCCGCGGGCCGTCGCTCGCGGCGCAGATCCTGGTCTCGCCGATGCTCGACGACCGCGACGCCACCGTCTCGGCGGCGCAGATCGACGGCGTCGGGATCGCCGACCGGCAGATGACCCGGTTCGGGTGGCAGGCGTACCTGGGACCGCGTCGCGGTACCGACGACGTCTCGGTGTACGCCGCGCCGGCACGGGCGACCGACCTGTCCGGGTTGCCGGCGACCTACCTGGACTGCGGCAGTGCCGAGGTCTTCCGCGACGAGACCGTCGCCTACGCCAGCGCGCTCTGGGCAGCCGGTGTCGACGCCGAGCTGCACGTCTGGCCGGGCGCCTTCCACGGCTTCACGAGCATGGTGCCGCAGGCCACCGTGTCGAAGCGGGCGACGGCGGCCCTGGCGGACTGGACCCGGCGGCTGCTCGGCGAGCCAGAGCCGGTCGCGCGCCGGACCTGA
- a CDS encoding MFS transporter, giving the protein MTVRSPLPTGTSKPPDRLRDAWVALTGLSAVFLFEMLDNSVLNVALPTIGRDLAASTSALQWVTGAYSVAFGGLMLLFGAVADRFGRRRVMLVGLVLLAVASVSTLVVDSVGGLIAVRALMGVAAAMTTPGSMALAFRLFDTDGLRVRALTVVSTAGLVGLAVGPTIGGFVLAVAPWQVLVVANAPIAAVAFLGIRAGVAADPPEDLRRDPVDLAGALLGAVAVVGVLVTPTVLVAGSGGAAAWGALAVTVGAGVAFVLRERSARHPLLDLHLVARPLVASGLAYKAAAGLAMAGLSTMVTLQLQLVWGWSPVLAAVGTLPQVLVLLLSGRFVGPFVRRAGLGRAGWTSATAVVLGLAVFAAAGRFGYPSVLVALVLVAAGMRVVGAVAGNNVLAGLPADRTSVGAALVDTAGELATAVGVTVTGAVLAGLVSGSITATVTSPDRSASIGTALAVAAGAVTVLAAVLVGVGLARARAGTAVPVPRTPSTDRPVATTTTNTSTTTTTTTMQEPSDV; this is encoded by the coding sequence GTGACCGTCCGATCCCCTCTGCCGACCGGCACCTCGAAGCCGCCGGACCGCCTCCGCGACGCGTGGGTCGCGTTGACCGGCCTGTCCGCGGTGTTCCTGTTCGAGATGCTCGACAACTCGGTGCTGAACGTCGCGCTGCCCACCATCGGCCGCGACCTCGCAGCGTCGACCTCCGCGCTGCAGTGGGTGACCGGCGCCTACTCGGTCGCCTTCGGCGGCCTCATGCTCCTCTTCGGCGCCGTGGCCGACCGGTTCGGTCGACGCCGGGTCATGCTCGTCGGGCTCGTGCTGCTCGCGGTCGCCAGCGTGTCGACGCTCGTCGTGGACTCGGTCGGCGGGCTCATCGCTGTCCGCGCCCTGATGGGCGTCGCGGCGGCCATGACCACGCCCGGGTCGATGGCGCTCGCCTTCCGGCTCTTCGACACCGACGGCCTGCGCGTCCGGGCGCTCACCGTCGTCTCGACCGCCGGGCTCGTGGGCCTGGCGGTCGGGCCGACGATCGGTGGGTTCGTCCTCGCGGTCGCGCCGTGGCAGGTGCTCGTCGTCGCCAACGCTCCGATCGCCGCCGTCGCGTTCCTCGGCATCCGTGCCGGGGTCGCAGCCGACCCGCCGGAGGACCTGCGGCGCGACCCGGTCGACCTGGCCGGGGCACTGCTCGGCGCCGTCGCGGTCGTCGGGGTCCTCGTCACGCCGACCGTCCTGGTCGCGGGCAGCGGGGGAGCGGCCGCCTGGGGAGCACTCGCCGTGACCGTGGGCGCCGGGGTCGCGTTCGTGCTGCGCGAGCGTTCCGCGCGCCACCCCCTGCTCGACCTCCACCTCGTCGCACGCCCCCTGGTCGCGAGCGGTCTGGCGTACAAGGCCGCCGCGGGCCTCGCGATGGCCGGCCTGTCGACGATGGTGACGCTGCAGCTCCAGCTCGTCTGGGGCTGGTCACCCGTGCTCGCCGCCGTCGGGACGCTGCCGCAGGTGCTGGTGCTCCTGCTCAGCGGGCGCTTCGTCGGCCCGTTCGTCCGCCGGGCCGGACTCGGGCGAGCGGGGTGGACGAGCGCCACCGCGGTCGTCCTCGGCCTGGCCGTGTTCGCCGCGGCCGGCCGCTTCGGCTACCCGTCCGTCCTGGTCGCGCTCGTCCTCGTCGCCGCGGGGATGCGGGTGGTCGGTGCGGTCGCCGGCAACAACGTCCTCGCCGGCCTGCCCGCCGACCGGACCTCGGTCGGAGCGGCTCTCGTCGACACCGCCGGAGAGCTCGCGACGGCCGTCGGCGTGACCGTGACCGGCGCGGTCCTGGCGGGCCTCGTCAGCGGCAGCATCACCGCGACCGTGACCTCGCCCGACCGGAGCGCGTCCATCGGCACGGCGCTCGCCGTCGCCGCCGGCGCGGTCACGGTCCTCGCCGCGGTGCTCGTCGGCGTCGGACTGGCGCGCGCCCGGGCCGGGACCGCCGTGCCCGTGCCACGGACACCCAGCACCGACCGGCCGGTCGCCACCACCACCACCAACACCTCCACCACCACGACCACGACCACGATGCAGGAGCCCTCCGATGTCTGA
- a CDS encoding MerR family transcriptional regulator — translation MTATPNHDPSGQLVVTPPRRVGIGDAAAFVGTTPRAIRHHHAIGLLPEPERGSDGRRRYGPDEITRLLWIRRMADAGIALADIRDAFGDAPVDAAESSAEPGVEAVLERLERALVAKQAALERQRDAVRRMRARGARLGLLADVVAGRLDALPEGALRRQDVDTLLVTERVFGPLGAAVQASRFIALASDPELRAASDRVDATEAALDDTVDVDDPRVAEVAADRAAFERMLHAAVDATGLSDAEDALFDDDDSGDGDGDDGGDVKPAPDGVADPGGDRQARVMSAAGAISRLPLDFSPARLRSAALAAALAADEPPTGSATDGG, via the coding sequence ATGACCGCGACACCGAACCACGACCCGTCCGGACAACTGGTCGTCACGCCACCGCGACGGGTCGGGATCGGTGACGCCGCCGCGTTCGTCGGGACGACGCCGAGGGCCATCCGGCACCACCACGCGATCGGCCTGCTGCCGGAGCCGGAGCGGGGGAGCGACGGTCGTCGCCGCTACGGACCGGACGAGATCACCCGGCTGCTCTGGATCCGCAGGATGGCGGACGCCGGGATCGCCCTCGCGGACATCCGCGACGCGTTCGGCGACGCGCCCGTCGACGCAGCGGAGTCCTCCGCCGAGCCGGGCGTCGAGGCCGTCCTCGAGCGGCTCGAGCGCGCCCTCGTCGCGAAGCAGGCGGCGCTGGAACGGCAGCGCGACGCCGTTCGGCGGATGCGGGCCCGGGGTGCCCGCCTGGGCCTGCTCGCCGACGTCGTCGCCGGCCGGCTCGACGCGCTGCCCGAGGGAGCCCTCCGCCGGCAGGACGTCGACACCCTGCTCGTCACCGAGCGCGTGTTCGGTCCCCTCGGGGCGGCCGTGCAGGCGAGTCGGTTCATCGCGTTGGCGAGCGATCCGGAGCTGCGCGCGGCGTCCGACCGCGTGGACGCTACCGAAGCAGCGCTCGACGACACGGTGGACGTGGACGACCCACGGGTGGCTGAGGTCGCCGCCGATCGTGCTGCGTTCGAACGCATGCTGCACGCGGCCGTCGACGCGACCGGACTGTCCGACGCCGAGGACGCGCTCTTCGACGACGACGACAGCGGCGACGGCGACGGCGACGACGGCGGCGACGTCAAGCCCGCGCCCGACGGCGTCGCGGACCCGGGTGGCGACCGCCAGGCACGGGTGATGAGCGCGGCCGGAGCGATCAGCCGGCTGCCCCTCGACTTCTCGCCGGCACGCCTGCGGAGTGCGGCCCTCGCCGCGGCGCTCGCCGCCGACGAACCGCCGACGGGCAGCGCCACGGACGGCGGCTGA
- a CDS encoding TIM-barrel domain-containing protein, which yields MRPISFRSRGPRRALSSAIIAATALGLVGIAAIPAAADPAADRTVVSGQARFEVLSPTLIRTEYAGDSTFTDGSTFNVIGRDDFAPTPFTKSERDGWLTLDTGAMTVRYKEGSGAFTQDTLQTTLTLPSGQRVTGTPWVSTPTPSCAIGTLCEAETLGLTGLSLATDHTGFTGAGFAAGFESVGNAMTFTTTAPRAGSYDLALRYANSQGGDGQVATRTLSVTVDGGAPKTISLAPGQNWDDWKTTAATTLDLPAGEHRVRIERTASDSGRVNVDSLALVPAGDAYPAPSTTVSGEDCAFGTVCQAEDSARTAPATTATNHNGAAGSGFVAGFERAGAQLTTHVTDVPAAGDYALQVRYANGSAGTPTLTAAPAGQQATTAELPRTSGWDYWNTVTVPVHLAAGANDVVIGCPTVANNCNVNFDTVAVVDAGSPVLAAHAPLGGYRRDLDTANGAVKTNPGLLYQDGWSLLDDSASALYDQRTDTVTPAGDHGGKSYQDGYVFGYGTDHRHALQELAVLTGPTKLLPRWAYGVWYSEYYDRSQADYLAIAKRFADEDVPVDVMAIDTDYKIGSPTNEGDSKWDGWSVDPARIPDMTSLLADWHAEGIHNTLNIHPSISSKDPKFAEAQATAKGKLTKGDGDRYLFDWSDPDQLEAYFDLHGSMQPEGVDMWWLDWCCSENSKYSANGVTPDAFINQQYAKYTDEQLGGRGLAFSRAYGSLTAGGYGNPQAVPTGPWADKRTTVHFTGDTTSSWDMLLAEVGYTPGESAATGLASVSHDIGGHNGAQYGIEGAEEGTTQLPEDLYARWVQLGAFQPIDRLHSNHSDRLPWQYPAAAEASAKQFLNLREALVPLTYTLAAQATETGTPILQPLYLQYPDAQESYAQAGSEYLYGPDVLVAPVTTANDKTGTATRSVWFPAGSSWTDWFTGETYAGGTTADVTTGLDAMPVFVKSGGIVPTRSEQVRNDAAPLDAVTLTVATGADGTFDLHEDAGEDSGTTVRKAATKAASGSASTAVHYTQQATGGELDIAPVDGSFAGQVQDRSWTATFTNADRPRTVTVDGRVVAQGAWSYDADTRTISVPVDERSVTERTVVRFSSEAAATPVLRVESPSVRAGATQTVTGSGFPADADVALSTAPRIGTATAHTDAAGAFSADLRIPTTASGRVTVTASVGGDVLARTAFTVTAAAAAPAPTASPTPSTPGATAPGGTPTDGTGAASPGTGGTAAGSDPGGALAWTGANLLPIGLLAAALLAAGGVVLTLRNRRRRARG from the coding sequence TTGCGCCCCATCTCCTTCCGCTCCCGAGGGCCGCGCCGTGCGCTGTCCTCGGCGATCATCGCGGCGACCGCGCTCGGCCTGGTCGGCATCGCTGCGATCCCGGCCGCCGCGGACCCGGCAGCCGACCGCACCGTCGTCTCCGGGCAGGCCCGGTTCGAGGTGCTCTCCCCCACCCTCATCCGCACCGAGTACGCCGGCGACTCGACGTTCACCGACGGCAGCACCTTCAACGTCATCGGCCGCGACGACTTCGCGCCGACGCCGTTCACGAAGTCCGAACGCGACGGCTGGCTGACGCTCGACACCGGCGCGATGACGGTCCGGTACAAGGAGGGCTCCGGCGCGTTCACGCAGGACACGCTGCAGACGACGCTGACCCTGCCGTCCGGGCAGCGGGTCACCGGCACGCCGTGGGTGTCGACGCCCACCCCGTCGTGCGCGATCGGCACGTTGTGCGAGGCCGAGACGCTCGGCCTCACCGGCCTGTCCCTCGCCACCGACCACACCGGCTTCACCGGGGCCGGCTTCGCCGCGGGCTTCGAGTCGGTCGGCAACGCCATGACCTTCACGACGACGGCCCCGCGCGCCGGTTCGTACGACCTCGCCCTGCGGTACGCGAACTCGCAGGGCGGTGACGGTCAGGTCGCCACCCGCACCCTGAGCGTGACCGTCGACGGCGGCGCCCCGAAGACCATCAGCCTGGCACCGGGGCAGAACTGGGACGACTGGAAGACCACCGCCGCCACGACGCTCGACCTGCCCGCGGGCGAGCACCGCGTCCGCATCGAACGCACCGCGAGCGACTCCGGCCGCGTGAACGTCGACAGCCTGGCCCTCGTGCCGGCCGGCGACGCCTACCCGGCACCGTCGACCACGGTCAGCGGCGAGGACTGCGCCTTCGGCACGGTCTGCCAGGCCGAGGACTCGGCACGCACCGCCCCGGCGACCACGGCGACGAACCACAACGGCGCCGCCGGGTCCGGCTTCGTCGCCGGGTTCGAGCGCGCCGGCGCACAGCTGACGACCCACGTCACCGACGTGCCCGCCGCCGGCGACTACGCGCTGCAGGTCCGCTACGCGAACGGCTCCGCCGGCACGCCCACGCTCACCGCGGCGCCGGCCGGCCAGCAGGCCACCACCGCCGAGCTCCCCCGCACCAGCGGCTGGGACTACTGGAACACCGTCACCGTGCCGGTGCACCTGGCCGCCGGGGCGAACGACGTCGTGATCGGCTGCCCGACCGTGGCGAACAACTGCAACGTCAACTTCGACACGGTCGCCGTGGTCGACGCCGGGTCGCCCGTGCTCGCCGCGCACGCCCCGCTCGGCGGCTACCGCCGTGACCTCGACACCGCGAACGGTGCCGTGAAGACGAACCCGGGCCTGCTCTACCAGGACGGCTGGTCGCTCCTCGACGACAGTGCCTCGGCCCTGTACGACCAGCGCACCGACACCGTCACGCCCGCCGGAGACCACGGCGGCAAGTCGTACCAGGACGGCTACGTGTTCGGGTACGGCACCGACCACCGCCACGCGCTGCAGGAGCTCGCCGTCCTGACCGGCCCGACCAAGCTGCTGCCCCGCTGGGCGTACGGCGTCTGGTACTCCGAGTACTACGACCGCTCGCAGGCCGACTACCTGGCGATCGCGAAGCGGTTCGCCGACGAGGACGTGCCCGTCGACGTCATGGCCATCGACACCGACTACAAGATCGGCAGCCCCACCAACGAGGGCGACAGCAAGTGGGACGGCTGGTCGGTCGACCCGGCCCGCATCCCGGACATGACGAGCCTGCTCGCCGACTGGCACGCCGAGGGCATCCACAACACCCTCAACATCCACCCGTCGATCTCGAGCAAGGACCCGAAGTTCGCCGAGGCGCAGGCCACCGCGAAGGGCAAGCTGACGAAGGGCGACGGCGACCGGTACCTGTTCGACTGGTCCGACCCCGACCAGCTCGAGGCCTACTTCGACCTGCACGGCTCGATGCAGCCGGAAGGCGTCGACATGTGGTGGCTCGATTGGTGCTGCAGCGAGAACTCGAAGTACTCGGCGAACGGCGTCACCCCCGACGCGTTCATCAACCAGCAGTACGCGAAGTACACCGACGAGCAGCTCGGCGGCCGCGGTCTGGCGTTCTCGCGGGCGTACGGCTCGCTGACCGCCGGCGGCTACGGCAACCCGCAGGCGGTGCCGACCGGACCGTGGGCGGACAAGCGCACGACCGTGCACTTCACCGGCGACACCACGTCGTCGTGGGACATGCTGCTCGCCGAGGTCGGCTACACCCCCGGTGAGTCCGCGGCGACCGGCCTGGCATCGGTCAGCCACGACATCGGCGGCCACAACGGTGCGCAGTACGGCATCGAGGGCGCCGAGGAGGGCACAACCCAGCTGCCCGAGGACCTCTACGCGCGTTGGGTGCAGCTCGGTGCCTTCCAGCCGATCGACCGCCTGCACAGCAACCACAGCGACCGGCTGCCCTGGCAGTACCCGGCCGCGGCGGAGGCCTCGGCGAAGCAGTTCCTGAACCTGCGCGAGGCCCTGGTCCCGCTGACCTACACCCTCGCCGCCCAGGCGACCGAGACCGGCACCCCGATCCTGCAGCCGCTCTACCTGCAGTACCCGGACGCGCAGGAGTCCTACGCGCAGGCCGGCTCCGAGTACCTGTACGGCCCGGACGTGCTCGTCGCCCCGGTGACGACCGCGAACGACAAGACCGGCACGGCCACCCGCTCCGTGTGGTTCCCGGCAGGCAGCTCGTGGACCGACTGGTTCACGGGCGAGACCTACGCGGGCGGCACCACCGCCGACGTCACGACCGGCCTCGACGCCATGCCCGTGTTCGTGAAGAGCGGCGGGATCGTCCCCACCCGCTCGGAGCAGGTGCGGAACGACGCCGCACCGCTCGACGCCGTCACGCTGACGGTGGCGACCGGTGCGGACGGCACCTTCGACCTGCACGAGGACGCGGGCGAGGACAGCGGCACCACGGTGAGGAAGGCGGCCACCAAGGCCGCCTCGGGCAGCGCCTCGACCGCCGTCCACTACACGCAGCAGGCAACCGGCGGCGAGCTCGACATCGCGCCCGTCGACGGGAGCTTCGCCGGCCAGGTGCAGGACCGCTCGTGGACGGCGACGTTCACGAACGCCGACCGGCCCCGCACCGTCACCGTCGACGGCCGCGTGGTCGCGCAGGGCGCCTGGAGCTACGACGCCGACACGCGCACCATCAGCGTGCCGGTCGACGAGCGGTCCGTGACCGAGCGCACGGTCGTGCGCTTCAGCAGCGAGGCGGCGGCGACCCCGGTGCTCCGCGTCGAGTCCCCGTCGGTCCGCGCCGGGGCCACGCAGACCGTCACCGGCAGCGGCTTCCCGGCCGACGCCGACGTGGCCCTGTCCACCGCACCGCGGATCGGGACGGCCACCGCCCACACCGACGCGGCCGGTGCGTTCTCGGCCGACCTGCGGATCCCGACGACGGCCTCCGGTCGCGTCACCGTCACCGCCTCGGTCGGCGGGGACGTCCTCGCCAGGACGGCCTTCACCGTCACGGCCGCCGCTGCCGCGCCCGCACCGACCGCGTCGCCGACGCCCAGCACACCGGGTGCCACCGCGCCGGGCGGCACGCCGACCGATGGCACCGGCGCCGCGTCGCCGGGCACCGGCGGCACCGCGGCCGGCAGCGACCCGGGCGGTGCGCTCGCCTGGACGGGAGCGAACCTGCTCCCGATCGGGCTGCTCGCAGCCGCGCTGCTCGCCGCCGGCGGGGTGGTCCTGACGCTGCGGAACCGGCGACGCCGAGCGCGTGGCTGA
- a CDS encoding carbohydrate ABC transporter permease — protein sequence MTATDTRTLTTADTGRPGRPRRHRLGGTNWTLTIVLGLASLTVLIPLYVTVAMAFKTSAQSVDGNALSLPFPFNPGSFAEAWQLTRFPVSFTVSLGVAALTVVATLLLSSFASYAIVRNWHRRFFRWSFVYLLAAMFLPFPVVALPQIKLTAEMGLDNPVGVGILHAMFQLSFSVLLYSAYLRSIPVELEESARIDGASTWQIFWRIILPLLGPMNATVGIFAFLASWNDFMMPSLITADPALQTLPVVQNIFQSKFGTNYNVAFASYLMAMAPTIIVYLFAQRWVISGVTQGAVKS from the coding sequence ATGACCGCCACCGACACCCGCACCCTCACCACCGCCGACACCGGCCGTCCGGGCCGCCCGCGCCGGCACCGCCTCGGCGGCACGAACTGGACGCTCACGATCGTCCTCGGCCTCGCGTCGCTGACCGTCCTCATCCCGCTCTACGTCACGGTCGCGATGGCGTTCAAGACGAGCGCACAGTCCGTCGACGGCAACGCGCTGTCGCTGCCGTTCCCGTTCAACCCGGGCTCCTTCGCCGAGGCGTGGCAGCTCACCCGCTTCCCGGTGTCCTTCACCGTGTCGCTCGGCGTCGCCGCGCTCACCGTCGTCGCGACGCTGCTGCTCAGCTCGTTCGCCTCGTACGCGATCGTCCGGAACTGGCACCGCCGGTTCTTCCGCTGGTCGTTCGTGTACCTGCTCGCGGCGATGTTCCTGCCGTTCCCCGTCGTCGCGCTGCCGCAGATCAAGCTCACCGCCGAGATGGGGCTCGACAACCCGGTCGGCGTCGGGATCCTGCACGCCATGTTCCAACTGTCGTTCAGCGTGCTGCTCTACTCGGCGTACCTGCGGTCGATCCCCGTCGAGCTCGAGGAGAGCGCCCGCATCGACGGCGCGTCCACGTGGCAGATCTTCTGGCGCATCATCCTGCCGCTCCTCGGCCCGATGAACGCGACCGTCGGCATCTTCGCCTTCCTGGCGTCCTGGAACGACTTCATGATGCCGTCGCTCATCACCGCGGACCCGGCACTGCAGACGCTCCCCGTGGTGCAGAACATCTTCCAGAGCAAGTTCGGCACGAACTACAACGTCGCCTTCGCCTCGTACCTGATGGCGATGGCCCCGACGATCATCGTCTACCTGTTCGCGCAGCGCTGGGTCATCAGCGGCGTGACGCAGGGCGCGGTCAAGAGCTGA